The DNA window AACATATTTCAGAAATAGACCCAGTGCCCCGCGCCAAGCATCATGGCACCGAACCTAAACTACACCCCGCCATATTAGGTGGCGCCGACGCCGGTTGACCCGGGTCGCGCTTGGCTGAGCTAGCGCTGACGTGGCAGGGGGTTGGCGCCATGCACCCTAGGAGGgttacagaaaagaaaaaactcatGATCGGGACGACTCACACCTAACCATCCCCGCTCTCTACCAAGAACCGAGACACCAATACTAACAGTGTCGTAAGGTGGTACCAAGGATCTGAGAATGCCAACCCCAAGTCATCGTTGCCAAGCCTGGCGCCTCGCGACAGCGCAGCTCCGACTCCACGGTGTGTGCCTACTCTTTACCAAGGTGCCTCCAAGACAAACAAAGCCAGCACCGAATTCCCACGAAGTGCTTCAACCCGGGCTATCAAGCACTAATCCTTTCCCTAGAGAGAAACCAACACCCCTAGCAATAAATTGAAGAGCGTTATTGTTGTCTAGCTTCACCGCACCCCCAACAGTGAAGCAGCTGACTCCACCGAGCAGAACATCGAAGCAAGTTGGTCACCAGCAGGGGCAGGACAAGGCTAGGACAACCAGGGCCTCGCCTCCGAGGCTCAAGGGGCGACGCAAGGGATTTATGGCGGCCAACACTACACAAGCCGGAATCTCCAAAGCGGTGCCCCCACGGAGGACACGACGTGAACGCCGCCACCGCTTGCTCGAAAGACGAAGCAGGTTTTCACCCGGAGAAAGATTGGGGGAGCGGAGGAAGCGTCAAGACGATGCCTCAAAGGAGGGAACAACGCCTAGGCGTCGCCATCGTCCGGTTGGCGCGAAGACCTACCATGACTTTCGCCGACGCAAACCGCCAAACCCCACACAACCAACTTGTGCAcccgccggccgtcgtcaAACCCAAGACAACCCTCCCCGATGAAGCCTACCACATCATCAACCACTAACCTACGCGCCGACTGCTGTAGAAGGCCTGTCGACAAGGGGGAACCGCACCGCTGACGCTGCACTACCTTCTCCTGCGTGCCGGCACGCTAGCACCACCACCGCTGACGTTACCTCTACCTTCCGCCACGTGCTTCGCCTCTAGAACCGCGTGCGCTGTCTCCGAATCGAGAGGCGCAGACAGGAATCATCGTCGGGGCCAGCGGTGGAGCATAGGCCGCAGTTGTGGGGGGGAGGAAGCCTGCGGCCGAGGCCAAGACAGCGACTACGCGCTGCCGCGACGCCGCTGTTGGCCAGCTCTCCGGGCTCCTTCtctggccgccgcggccgtcgtgGCTGACTTCTCCTCTGGATGCCGCGCGCACGTACGCAAACttatcgccgccgcgcgctggctcgccgccgccgccgccgcgcaccctggcctgcacgccgccgcacgcaccggccaccaccgccacgcccCTTggcccgcacgccgccgcatGCGCTGGCCATCAGGCGCCTGGGCCCGCCACCCCTACCGCCGCACACTCCGCCCCGCCCTTCTGCTACCCCGATCCCCATCCGGAGCCGCCTGAGCTAGGAGAAagccccgccaccgccgtcatGGCAGCCGGCCGGCTTTGCCGGCGGCCGCTcaggcggcggtgaggcggagaggggaggggagtgaACCGGcagctagggtttggggttTCGCCCGTGCCGCCCTGGGGAGGAGCGACACGGGCTCCTTCCTTTCATAATCCTTATATTATGGTCTTATCCTCGAACCGATTTCAGTCAACTATGGTGCAATAATGGGAGTGTGACTTTCGTGCGGGAGCATTTTGATTTACATGTGGCCCATTTTTGTTAGGCTTACATGCGGCCTGCCCATGCTAACTGGGGCTGAACAAGATTTGAATTACATGCAGCCTAATAACGGGCTCGGAAGTTGAACTACTTATGTACACTGATATCTCGAAGTTACATACGGcctatgatatttttttttcattttggatAGGACAAATTTATCATTATTGTTGTTTAAACCACCCTAAACAAATTTTCTACCTATGTCTAACCTATCTTATGATAAATatatggacatatatataggagTTTGTTGGTATTAGGCCTATTCAAGGTTGAGCTAGCCCGGCCGAAAAAAGTCCGACCATATACTGAGCTGGGCCCAAACCAGATGTAATTTATGAAAATCCTAATAAAACCAGAAAATGCTCGATCTACGttctgagtttttttatcgggCTTTTTTCAGGCTCAGCTCAGATTTTGAACAAGCCTACTTGGTATACCAGAGTGGTTATTATGTTTGAAGTCGATGTGTATAGAAATATTGTTCAGAAATGATCCAAACCACAACAATAGCAAATTTATtagatcaaaaataaaaatttaggtTTAAggtgtcccaaaataaaatttgagtaATAAAATTGATCCAAAGtgatttttacttttttttattactaagtGCTGAAAAAATTCCTTTACTGAAAACTTAAGGGGTGATCTTTtgatgaaaaagtcaaataatatatttacaaataaaaaataatttatgaataaaatgtttatatatgtgttcttagcgttCTAAAAGCAacgctaaaaaataaactacaataagaaaactccaaaattaacttcaaatttaaaattaaaaaatcattttttggttataagcataagtgaaatgaTAAGGGGCTTAATCTCCCCCAAGCAATCATTTATTACATTTGAGCAGAAAGCGACTTCTCATGAACggaattaagaaaataatctTCTCAAGTTGACCACTGTGTGCTCTGGGGAACTAGTTTCTTACCAGTCCAAATCACAGTTAATCTACAAACTTTTTCCACGACATGACCTCTAGAATCCATCCGGGAGAGAGGTGATAAACAGTTGgtcaagaaccaaaaaaatcacttcTTGATTGACCCAGCTTACTCTCATACTCTGCCGAagacttcttcttcttctccacctcCGGCCAGCCAtaccggcggcgcgcgcgcgcgcgcgagatgGCTAGCGATCCGGTGTCAACGGCCGCGAACATCGCGCAGCTCACCGGCGTGGGCGCGCTGGGGCTGATCACGTTGATCGTGGAGGCGGCCAAGACGGCTCGCCGGAACAAGAGGACATGTCTCGAGCTCGCCAAGCTGGTGGAGCAGGTCGGCGACCTGCTCCGCGCCCTGCAGGAGCAGCCCGGGGTGACGTTCATGGAGCGGCCGGAGACGAGCGCGCCGCTCGTGGAGCTTCAGGAGACGCTCCGGCAGGCGTACGAGCTCGTCGAGTCGTGCCGGCGGGGAAGCTACCGTCGCCGGTTCTGCGCCGGGAAGGACCAGAGCGACCGCCTCCGCCACGTGCAGAGCAGGATCAGTATATATCTCCAGCTGTTCCCGATCATCTGCCACATCGACGGCACCCGCCTCCTCGTCCGAGTcatcgccgacggcgccgccgcctctcgctCTCCACGCTCCGaggtacgtacgtatatacaACTATTTATACTACAGATTATAAATACGTGTACGAATACGATTGATGAGGAAATTAGGCCTGCTTGATTGCTTCAATTATGCTGAAATTTTAGATGGATGAAGATGAAGTGCTCATGTCGCTGACCAATCGCCCCAGTCCTCAAGCTAGGTCTTTGTTTGCCTCTCACTCTGACTCTCTGTCTGAATAAGCTCTGAAAATGTATGGAAGTATGAAACCACAAGTGTTTTCTTTCACTGAATGCAGGTTTCAGAAGTTCAGTTATTCTCAGCTGGTCCATGCTACAAATGATTTCTCACTTGGTGAACAACTGGAAAAGGGCACCTTGGCCATTTTATACAAGGTAAGTGAAAATAACTagacaggaaaaaaaacagaagattATTGCCCATGCTAAAAGTATATGCTGCCTATGAGTTCTGCAGAGAGAAGAGATATATACTCTGTTCAAGCTAATAAATTTGTGgaaatcaaacatattttcACAGTGTTGAATTAGATTGAAGTTCAGGGCATTAACAGTCTGCATGAAATTTGCAGTTCATCAGTAGTACTATAGACAATAatcttctgatttttttttcctgtcatGTGTATACTTTTACAGGGTAAACTTCATGGGAACGATGTTACTATCAAAAGACCTTCAGTTTCAGCTTCTGGTCAGAGGTTACCAGAATGCATGAGTGAGAGTGAGCTATTCACAAATGAAATCAAGATTCTTCCTGAACTTCAGCACAAAAACATTGTCAAACTTGTGGGATTTTGCACTGAACGAAGTGAAAGGGCTACAGTCTACGAATGCGTGGAGAAGGGGAGCTTGGAGAACATCTTCTTTGGCATGTctttttcactaaaattttgttaatttcaAGTTCATTTGTGGACAGATTTTGATTACTATGAACTGATGGCCACTGTCTTTCAAACATTTTGCAGGGCCAGAAAAGGAAAGGTCGATTCTTGATTGGCCGACACGTTTCCGAATAATTGAAGGGATAGCACAGGGTCTAGCTTACCTACACAATTATTCCAGAGTACGAATTATTCATAGAGATCTGAAGCCAAGCAACATACTTTTGGATTCAGATATGAACCCAAAAATATCCAATTTTGAGTTGGCTGAAATGCTAAGTTCTGACACGGAGGAACAGAGAACCGACAATGTGGTTGGCTCAATGCAAGTCAAAATACTCTTAATTTCGTCGtattaaaattcaaacttcaaaTTCTTCCATTTTTACTTTcaacattttctttaattttctttcctcATGTAGTGGATTCAGTGCTCCAGAATATATGCATAAAGGTATTTTCTCAGTCAAGACCGATGTGTACAGCTTCGGTGTCGTGGTTTTGGAGATCCTAAGCGGGAAAAGATGGACACAGCCAAATCAGACACGCTTCCACCGAGATCTATTAACGTGGGTATGTTCAAGTCAATCTTTGCGTATGAGCATCCAAAAACAAagtctctctttttttaaagaaaaaaggaaatctCTATTTTCAGTTTTGCATTTGAGAAAATCAGATAGTGGAGTAGTGTGTCACTAGAAAAGCAGACTATGCCAAAATCATTAATCATCTTAATAATTTTATCCACACtattttttcgtttctgtttatacttataagataaaatttgaattttcaatcttaaatttagaataaattttagattttttttattgtaagtttatttttcagtcttgacagaacacgtatataaaagttttgtttacaaattattttaatttgcttaaaagccaaacaatcaccttcTAGAGATGACATCTAGCtaatagtaaaagaaaactTTCCTATCCATGCATATGCAGTAACTGCGTTCTTATCTCACCTTTACCAACTTCTACTTACTCTGTTTTTCATAAGTACGTACTGAAATACCAAAacatatatgattttaaataAACGTGTTAATCTATTAATTaagtttttctaaattaatattattttatagccttatttagatttttatttatttatatatataatatattgatacgtagataaatataaacaatctAAAACTCTTAccataagaaaagaaaaagagcagTTAATTGATCGTATCTGAGGACTTTCCAACAATGCTATGCagtgtaaaaaatatcatacttTAAGGTACATTTTACTTTAAGTTATTAagttactttttaaggataaaaaaaaaagcccctACAGCTAGCGTACTAATGGAGACGTGTCTTCAGGCATGGGCGAGGCCGTCGTGCTGCGtcacgcgcgcggcggcgcggctgagGGAGCTGGTCGACCCGGCGCTGCACGGCGTCTCGTTCCGCGGCAGGGCGCTGCCGCGGTGCCTGTCCTtcccggcgaggcggcgcgcgcTGTCGCAGCAGCGGGAGATGCGGCGGTGCGCCCGCGCGGCGCTGCTCTGCATCCAGGAGAGGCCCAAGCACCGCCCGGCCATGCCGGAGGTACTCCACATGCTGCGCCCCCGGAAGaaggccgcgccgccgctccccggcCGGTCTCGCTTCACCACGGCGAGCTCGCTCCACGGCGGTGCCGCCGCCAATAGCAGCTGATGATTATTCAATGGGAGAAAAATTGTATGAGTACTTAACTTGTtactagtatttatttatatatatgctaaccAGTATTAATTGTTTAGATATCtatatgcaatatatatatataatatacattgatatataaatgaatctaaacataaataaaatatcttatactaTGTGAAATGGAGTAAATAGCATTTATGATCCCAATATAGTTTACTCCTTTTAGAGAAAACTAGAAAGCAATAACCGAAGAGTAGAAATGAAATGCTGATAGAAAATCCTTTTGTCCTTGCAGTAAAAAGCGatttagttgtatttatacAGGGAGTCGGTTGGTTGGCAAGAAACTTAATTCCTGAATGAAAAGCTTGTAAAATGGTAGGTTGCGTAACGGACATAAAACGGACAATATGTCGTAGGCTCAATGTAAGATGGACTGTATTGGGCCGGAAAACGGTGTTTCCATTATCTACGGCCTAAGAACGGGACATGGGCCGCCCATATTAGTTTGGGCCGGAATGAGTTTACGATTTCATGCGCCCCATTTTAGTTGGGCCTGGAGGAGATTTTGACCACGTGAGGCCCATATATGTTTATGGGCTTTCTCTCAACCGGCCCAGTCCAAGTGaagccgccgcgctgcctctccttcctcccggcggcgacggcgcgtcgccgccgccgcgcgctgtCGCGGCAGCGCGAGAGCCCGAGGCGGTGACCGGCCATGGATGCAGGAGGCCGTCCACAGGTTGCGCCCCCAGGAAGAAGGCCACGGCGCCGCTCCAGCTTCACCACGTCGAGCTCGCTCCCCGCCGGCGACAACAGGTGAAATATCTTGCTGCATTATTGCTCACTGAAGTGAAATTGTACTTGTTAGATGTATTTGTCATTCATGAACTTAAAACAGTTCAGTGTTCAGACGAAACGGGAGAAGG is part of the Oryza brachyantha chromosome 11, ObraRS2, whole genome shotgun sequence genome and encodes:
- the LOC102716914 gene encoding putative receptor-like protein kinase At4g00960, with translation MASDPVSTAANIAQLTGVGALGLITLIVEAAKTARRNKRTCLELAKLVEQVGDLLRALQEQPGVTFMERPETSAPLVELQETLRQAYELVESCRRGSYRRRFCAGKDQSDRLRHVQSRISIYLQLFPIICHIDGTRLLVRVIADGAAASRSPRSEMDEDEVLMSLTNRPSPQARFQKFSYSQLVHATNDFSLGEQLEKGTLAILYKGKLHGNDVTIKRPSVSASGQRLPECMSESELFTNEIKILPELQHKNIVKLVGFCTERSERATVYECVEKGSLENIFFGPEKERSILDWPTRFRIIEGIAQGLAYLHNYSRVRIIHRDLKPSNILLDSDMNPKISNFELAEMLSSDTEEQRTDNVVGSIGFSAPEYMHKGIFSVKTDVYSFGVVVLEILSGKRWTQPNQTRFHRDLLTWAWARPSCCVTRAAARLRELVDPALHGVSFRGRALPRCLSFPARRRALSQQREMRRCARAALLCIQERPKHRPAMPEVLHMLRPRKKAAPPLPGRSRFTTASSLHGGAAANSS